The following are encoded in a window of Coregonus clupeaformis isolate EN_2021a unplaced genomic scaffold, ASM2061545v1 scaf0148, whole genome shotgun sequence genomic DNA:
- the LOC121586229 gene encoding gamma-aminobutyric acid receptor-associated protein-like 1 has product MDSQYQRSVPLEVRRAEGERVRAKHPDKIPIIVERAARSRAPDLDKKKYLVPSDLTVGQLCFLIRQRVSMRPEEALFFFVNNSLPPSSSPLSAVYEEHHEEDLFLYMTYSNESVYGA; this is encoded by the exons ATGGACAGTCAGTACCAGCGCTCTGTACCACTGGAGGTGAGGAGGGCAGAGGGTGAGAGGGTGCGAGCCAAGCATCCCGACAAGATACCG ATCATCGTGGAGAGGGCTGCCAGGTCGAGAGCTCCTGACTTGGACAAGAAGAAGTACCTCGTGCCCTCTGACCTCACAG tgGGTCAACTGTGCTTCCTGATCCGACAGCGTGTGTCTATGAGACCTGAGGAAGCTCTCTTCTTTTTCGTCAACAACTCCCTTCCCccatccagttctcctctctctgctgtctatgag GAGCACCATGAAGAGGACCTGTTCCTATACATGACCTACAGTAATGAGAGCGTCTACGGTGCCTGA
- the LOC121586230 gene encoding CD209 antigen-like protein E isoform X3 yields MYITFCRIVGSGGYAKFPDEANTKLSVEVKEQQEKDLQVLGNVGLYRAVCLLLSIICLVLLLVIIILCVKFPSQPLVCHGTEKGIEAKEEGSVNEKGIEAKEERFQSTEVCSLQTCQAQYFQQQSQVPGCHTCGKGWLHFESSCYFLSRDRLNWDESRDECKKRGADLAVITNKTVQTFLTEKGNLMYWIGLRQRTRNWVWVNNTALTQSYWSGSNRQGDCGLLTGRDPPERSWSSSSCDQYSFYICQRGR; encoded by the exons ATGTATATCACATTTTGCCGTATTGTAGGAAGTGGAGGGTATGCCAAATTTCCAGATGAGGCAAACACAAAGTTATCGGTTGAAGTGAAGGAACAGCAAGAGAAAG ACCTGCAGGTCCTGGGGAACGTGGGTCTGTACCGCGCAGTGTGCTTACTACTGTCCATCATCTGTCTGGTTCTACTGCTCGTCATCATCATCCTCTGTGTCAAAT TTCCATCCCAGCCTCTGGTCTGTCATGGGACTGAAAAAGGGATTGAGGCTAAAGAGGAGGGGAGTGTGAATGAAAAAGGGATTGAGGCTAAAGAGGAGCGGTTCCAGTCCACTGAGGTGTGCAGCCTGCAGACATGCCAAGCACAATACTTCCAGCAACAGAGCCAGG tCCCTGGCTGCCATACGTGTGGTAAAGGCTGGCTGCACTTTGAGAGCTCCTGCTACTTCCTCTCCAGAGACAGATTGAACTGGGACGAGAGCAGGGACGAGTGTAAGAAGAGAGGGGCAGATCTGGCCGTCATAACAAACAAAACAGTGCAG ACCTTTCTGACGGAGAAGGGGAACCTGATGTACTGGATTGGTCTGAGACAGAGAACCAGGAACTGGGTTTGGGTCAACAACACTGCACTGACACAGAG TTACTGGTCAGGATCCAACAGACAAGGGGATTGTGGGTTACTGACAGGAAGGGATCCTCCTGAGAGAAGCTGGAGCTCGTCATCATGTGACCAGTACAGCTTCTACATCTGCCAGAGGGGGCGCTAA
- the LOC121586230 gene encoding CD209 antigen-like protein D isoform X1: protein MEMQKIPREEERVVEVDEGQRMLETSVEEAESTVYSKLNNPSEDIYAEASPGHPSARDRTGTVKEAESTVYSKLNNPLEDIFAEASPGQPSARDRTDLQVLGNVGLYRAVCLLLSIICLVLLLVIIILCVKFPSQPLVCHGTEKGIEAKEEGSVNEKGIEAKEERFQSTEVCSLQTCQAQYFQQQSQVPGCHTCGKGWLHFESSCYFLSRDRLNWDESRDECKKRGADLAVITNKTVQTFLTEKGNLMYWIGLRQRTRNWVWVNNTALTQSYWSGSNRQGDCGLLTGRDPPERSWSSSSCDQYSFYICQRGR, encoded by the exons ATGGAGATGCAAAAAATCCccagagaggaggaaagagtggTGGAAGTGGACGAGGGTCAGAGAATGCTGGAAACCTCAG tcGAGGAAGCTGAATCTACAGTCTACTCCAAACTGAATAATCCATCGGAGGACATTTATGCTGAAGCTTCTCCTGGCCATCCCTCTGCCAGAGACAGAACAGGCACAG tcAAGGAAGCTGAATCTACAGTCTACTCCAAACTGAATAATCCATTGGAGGACATTTTTGCTGAAGCTTCTCCTGGCCAGCCCTCTGCCAGAGACAGAACAG ACCTGCAGGTCCTGGGGAACGTGGGTCTGTACCGCGCAGTGTGCTTACTACTGTCCATCATCTGTCTGGTTCTACTGCTCGTCATCATCATCCTCTGTGTCAAAT TTCCATCCCAGCCTCTGGTCTGTCATGGGACTGAAAAAGGGATTGAGGCTAAAGAGGAGGGGAGTGTGAATGAAAAAGGGATTGAGGCTAAAGAGGAGCGGTTCCAGTCCACTGAGGTGTGCAGCCTGCAGACATGCCAAGCACAATACTTCCAGCAACAGAGCCAGG tCCCTGGCTGCCATACGTGTGGTAAAGGCTGGCTGCACTTTGAGAGCTCCTGCTACTTCCTCTCCAGAGACAGATTGAACTGGGACGAGAGCAGGGACGAGTGTAAGAAGAGAGGGGCAGATCTGGCCGTCATAACAAACAAAACAGTGCAG ACCTTTCTGACGGAGAAGGGGAACCTGATGTACTGGATTGGTCTGAGACAGAGAACCAGGAACTGGGTTTGGGTCAACAACACTGCACTGACACAGAG TTACTGGTCAGGATCCAACAGACAAGGGGATTGTGGGTTACTGACAGGAAGGGATCCTCCTGAGAGAAGCTGGAGCTCGTCATCATGTGACCAGTACAGCTTCTACATCTGCCAGAGGGGGCGCTAA
- the LOC121586230 gene encoding CD209 antigen-like protein E isoform X2: MYIKFCRIVGSGGNAKLPDEANAKLSVEVKEQQEKDLQVLGNVGLYRAVCLLLSIICLVLLLVIIILCVKFPSQPLVCHGTEKGIEAKEEGSVNEKGIEAKEERFQSTEVCSLQTCQAQYFQQQSQVPGCHTCGKGWLHFESSCYFLSRDRLNWDESRDECKKRGADLAVITNKTVQTFLTEKGNLMYWIGLRQRTRNWVWVNNTALTQSYWSGSNRQGDCGLLTGRDPPERSWSSSSCDQYSFYICQRGR; the protein is encoded by the exons ATGTATATCAAATTTTGCCGGATTGTAGGAAGTGGAGGAAATGCCAAATTACCAGATGAGGCAAACGCAAAGTTATCGGTTGAAGTGAAGGAACAGCAAGAGAAAG ACCTGCAGGTCCTGGGGAACGTGGGTCTGTACCGCGCAGTGTGCTTACTACTGTCCATCATCTGTCTGGTTCTACTGCTCGTCATCATCATCCTCTGTGTCAAAT TTCCATCCCAGCCTCTGGTCTGTCATGGGACTGAAAAAGGGATTGAGGCTAAAGAGGAGGGGAGTGTGAATGAAAAAGGGATTGAGGCTAAAGAGGAGCGGTTCCAGTCCACTGAGGTGTGCAGCCTGCAGACATGCCAAGCACAATACTTCCAGCAACAGAGCCAGG tCCCTGGCTGCCATACGTGTGGTAAAGGCTGGCTGCACTTTGAGAGCTCCTGCTACTTCCTCTCCAGAGACAGATTGAACTGGGACGAGAGCAGGGACGAGTGTAAGAAGAGAGGGGCAGATCTGGCCGTCATAACAAACAAAACAGTGCAG ACCTTTCTGACGGAGAAGGGGAACCTGATGTACTGGATTGGTCTGAGACAGAGAACCAGGAACTGGGTTTGGGTCAACAACACTGCACTGACACAGAG TTACTGGTCAGGATCCAACAGACAAGGGGATTGTGGGTTACTGACAGGAAGGGATCCTCCTGAGAGAAGCTGGAGCTCGTCATCATGTGACCAGTACAGCTTCTACATCTGCCAGAGGGGGCGCTAA